One genomic segment of Vulpes vulpes isolate BD-2025 chromosome 2, VulVul3, whole genome shotgun sequence includes these proteins:
- the CPLANE2 gene encoding ciliogenesis and planar polarity effector 2 isoform X1, whose product MTWEGRAASVPGEQHVGEKRLWGCTSWVVRGRRGSCSSPGPWTELGPRALMGLLPPPHPVGRPAMARPPAPGSVIVPDWHESAEGKEYLACILRKNRRRVFGLLERPVLPPPVAIDTASYKIFMSGKSGVGKTALVAKLAGLEVPVVHHETTGIQTTVVFWPAKLQVSDRVVMFRFEFWDCGESALKKFDHMLPACKEKTDAFLFLFSFTDRASFEDLPGQLARVAGEAPGVVRMVIGSKFDQYMHTDVPERDLTAFRQAWKLPLLRVKSVPGRRLADGRTLDGRAGLADIAHVLNGLAEQLWHQDQVAAGLLPNASENTPS is encoded by the exons gcggcgagTGTCCCCGGGGAGCAGCATGTGGGGGAGAAGAGACTATGGGGTTGCACCTCCTGGGTAGTAAGAGGGAGACGGGGATCGTGTAGCTCCCCAGGACCGTGGACGGAGCTCGGGCCCAGGGCGCTGATGGG CCTCCTGCCGCCTCCTCACCCAGTGGGGCGCCCAGCCATGGCCAGACCACCCGCCCCGGGCTCGGTGATTGTGCCAGACTGGCACGAGAGCGCCGAGGGCAAGGAGTACCTGGCCTGCATCCTGCGCAAGAACCGCAGACGGGTGTTCG GGCTGCTGGAACGGCCAGTGCTGCCCCCACCCGTGGCCATTGACACAGCCAGCTACAAGATCTTCATGTCTGGGAAGAGTGGCGTGGGCAAGACGGCACTGGTGGCCAAGCTGGCTGGCCTAGAGGTACCCGTGGTACACCATGAGACCACTG GCATCCAGACCACCGTGGTATTTTGGCCAGCCAAGCTGCAGGTCAGCGACCGTGTTGTCATGTTCCGCTTTGAGTTCTGGGACTGTGGGGAGTCTGCACTCAAAAAGTTCGATCACATGCTGCCG GCTTGCAAGGAGAAAACAGatgctttcctcttcctcttctccttcaccGACCGCGCCTCCTTTGAAGACCTCCCTGGACAGCTGGCCCGAGTAGCAGGAGAGGCCCCTGGTGTTGTCAGGATGGTCATCGGCTCCAA ATTTGACCAGTACATGCACACAGATGTGCCGGAGCGTGACCTCACAGCCTTCCGGCAGGCCTGGAAACTGCCCCTCCTGCGGGTGAAGAGTGTGCCAGGGCGGCGGCTGGCGGATGGGCGCACGCTAGATGGGCGGGCTGGCCTGGCCGACATTGCCCACGTGCTCAATGGCCTGGCGGAACAGCTGTGGCACCAGGACCAGGTGGCGGCTGGCCTGCTCCCCAACGCCTCTGAGAACACCCCCAGCTGA
- the CPLANE2 gene encoding ciliogenesis and planar polarity effector 2 isoform X2, which yields MARPPAPGSVIVPDWHESAEGKEYLACILRKNRRRVFGLLERPVLPPPVAIDTASYKIFMSGKSGVGKTALVAKLAGLEVPVVHHETTGIQTTVVFWPAKLQVSDRVVMFRFEFWDCGESALKKFDHMLPACKEKTDAFLFLFSFTDRASFEDLPGQLARVAGEAPGVVRMVIGSKFDQYMHTDVPERDLTAFRQAWKLPLLRVKSVPGRRLADGRTLDGRAGLADIAHVLNGLAEQLWHQDQVAAGLLPNASENTPS from the exons ATGGCCAGACCACCCGCCCCGGGCTCGGTGATTGTGCCAGACTGGCACGAGAGCGCCGAGGGCAAGGAGTACCTGGCCTGCATCCTGCGCAAGAACCGCAGACGGGTGTTCG GGCTGCTGGAACGGCCAGTGCTGCCCCCACCCGTGGCCATTGACACAGCCAGCTACAAGATCTTCATGTCTGGGAAGAGTGGCGTGGGCAAGACGGCACTGGTGGCCAAGCTGGCTGGCCTAGAGGTACCCGTGGTACACCATGAGACCACTG GCATCCAGACCACCGTGGTATTTTGGCCAGCCAAGCTGCAGGTCAGCGACCGTGTTGTCATGTTCCGCTTTGAGTTCTGGGACTGTGGGGAGTCTGCACTCAAAAAGTTCGATCACATGCTGCCG GCTTGCAAGGAGAAAACAGatgctttcctcttcctcttctccttcaccGACCGCGCCTCCTTTGAAGACCTCCCTGGACAGCTGGCCCGAGTAGCAGGAGAGGCCCCTGGTGTTGTCAGGATGGTCATCGGCTCCAA ATTTGACCAGTACATGCACACAGATGTGCCGGAGCGTGACCTCACAGCCTTCCGGCAGGCCTGGAAACTGCCCCTCCTGCGGGTGAAGAGTGTGCCAGGGCGGCGGCTGGCGGATGGGCGCACGCTAGATGGGCGGGCTGGCCTGGCCGACATTGCCCACGTGCTCAATGGCCTGGCGGAACAGCTGTGGCACCAGGACCAGGTGGCGGCTGGCCTGCTCCCCAACGCCTCTGAGAACACCCCCAGCTGA